The following nucleotide sequence is from Gadus macrocephalus chromosome 18, ASM3116895v1.
GatacctaaacttaaccatctccaATACCTAAGATTAACCATCTCTTATATTatacctaaacttaaccatctcatTACCTAAACCTGACAATCCCTTTACCTAAACCACTTTTTTAACTATACCTAAATCAACCCCTTAATGATACCGAAAACAACCATTTCTTCATCATGGGAACAGAAAACCAGAACACTTTCATCCCAACAGGACACGTTTACCCAACTGTCGAAACTCAAAGTGAATGGCAGCGTCCTGGTAAGCAGAGCAGAGACGTCTGACGTTCTGATATTCGACCAATTGTGTCCATCATATAATGCCTTTTTTCGGTCCATACAAAATGAGCAATCATACAAACTTAACAAAAAATGGTCCGTTGTAACACTTGACAATGACGGCACGTTGATTAAccattaacattagttaatgcagtataagcattattatatagcattagcataggggttaggcttaaccctaaccctattaaataatgaagaaaggaataccttagttaacatgaactcCATTACCTTATTTAAAATGAACACCATTTGTCAATGAATACCAGGCCATTAGTTAATAGTTAGTTAACTGTTAGTTAAATGCATGTGAAGTGTTACTGGTCTGTCGTTTGAAGGCTATAGTTGTAAGAACAACACTTCCAGTTGAGAAAGCCCCCTTAGCTCGTTACTGAAGTCAAATAATTGCCAAATAGTGATTTAACCAAGTCTTCGAATAACATTGTTCCTGTGTGGTTGGTTTGGCAATACGTCCTTAGAAGTAAGCTAGCTCTGTACGTGGTGTTTAAGGCTAACCTCGGGGCATCACCCCTGCTGGCCCGGTGTTACTACAGGTACACTGGCCAGTGGCCACCAATGAACTAATAAAATGGCAATATGAATCAATCATTTGTTTTCAGATGTAAATGGTCTGTAtaaaaccaaaaatacacaAGAAACTCTTTAATTATACATCTAGAAGTGGCTGGAATAGTTCTTACATGTTCATATTGGGAGTTATTAAGACTTTCTGATCGACATCTTGATAACTCTCTTTCATTGTCATCTAATTATAGAATATGTCCATCagagttgatgtgtgtttggcaTAATCCAAAGTGTCGATGCAGAAATAGCTAACTTgaggctgagagagacagagacagacagacggaggggaaatgtgggcggggcTTACCAGATATGAATATGATATTGAATATGAATCAATCAGGATACAATATATATACGAATATAAAGGATATGTTGTCAtatcccggtgtgtgtgtgtgtgtgtgtgtgtgtgtgtgtgtgtgtgtgtgtgtgtgtgtgtgtgtgtgtgtgtgtgtgtgttcatccaaTTATTTAATTGTAggaaagtcaaataaatagaaATGTTATTTACATAAAAATGTTTAATATAAACAAATAGTTCAAGTTGCACTTGTTTTTTTGGCCATGAGGTAAACACGTTTTTTCTACACCCAATAAACACAACGTCTTCCTGGGGACGAACGAAGCGTCCAACGTGCACTCTGCTTTACATCTGGTAGTAGTACAATACAAAGTTAAAATGACAGCGTCTTCAGCGTGAATCGGCTCCTATGTGCGATGTGCCACTCTGTACCGAAAGACAGAAATGAGACCGACAGGCGCTGCGCTCCGGCGGTCCAACCTGTTCGCGCGGACGCTGCGCCTCGTGTGCGCTCCGGTGGTCCAACCTGTCAGGGCGGCGCGGCGCTGCGCCTCGCGTACGCTCCGGTGGTCCAACCTGTCCTTTCCTGTCCTGTCGGTTTATAGCTGCGACTCGGAGCGGGAAAGCTTCCCGCCTCCCTCGCAGCTGCTGTCGCTGTTGTCCAGCGCGTGACAGTCCGACCACATCTCCAGCGTGTTGGGCACGAGCGTGTTCACTAATCCCACGGAGCAGCGTGACAGGTCGCACGAGCTGATGTGCAGTCGCCGGTCCACCTGTCTCGGGCAGCACAGCAGCCGCTTAAACGCCTTCCGGAAGTCCGGACTCCGGCAGTAGATGATGGGGTTGAACGCCGAGTTGACATAGCCCAGCCAGTTGAAGAACACGAAGAGGTTCTTGTTGACCACCTCCGCGCAGAACACGCGCACCACGTTGACGATGAAGAAGGGCAGCCAGCACAGCGTGAACGTGCCCATGATGATGCCCAGCGTCTTAAGCGCCTTCTGCTCGCGCAACGCGAGCATCTTGGACGGCCGCTTCTTGCTGGACTTACACGCGGCGGCTGACACCGTGCTGCCCTGCAGCGCGCTCAGGAAACGGCCCTCGCACTTGTCGATCTTCCGCAGCTGGTTCTTCGCCTCACGGTACACGCGCGCGTACACGAAGATCATGACGGTGAGCGGAATGTAGAAAGAGATGACGGACGACGAGATGGCGTACGCGGGGTTGGTGATGAAGTCGCAGCATTCGGGGTCCTCGTAGCACGCGGTGTCCACGCGGTCCCGGGACCAGTGCATCAGCACGGGCAGGAAGGACACCATGGCGGAGATGCCCCACACGGCGCACACCACCGCCTTTGCGCGCGCCTTGGTCAGCAGGCTCTGGTAGCGAAAGGGCGCCGTAATGGCCACGTAGCGGTCTATGGCGATTACGCACAGCGTCTCGATGCTTGCCGTGACGCACAGGACGTCCACCGAGATCCAGAACTCGCAGAAGAAGGAGCCGTAGAACCACGCGCCGCGAACCTCCAGCGCGGCGCCGAACGGCACCACCAGCAGACCCATGATGAGGTCGGCGCTCGCGAGGGACACAATGAACACGTTGGTGAGCGTCTGCAGCCGCTGGTTGCGCGCGATGGCCAAGATGACCATGATGTTGCCGAACACGATGGTCAGGACGATGGAGCCCATGAGCAAACTCATCCCCGCCGCCCAGCGCTCCGACGCGCCGGCGGCCGCGGCACCGGCACCATCGGCCGCTGCCGTCACGGGTTCAGTGTCATTGGGAAAGTTGGCGAGTTGCGTGAGAGCACCCTCCCCCATGACGGTtcgcgctgtgtgtgtgcaggcagcgCGAGGACATCAAGGCAAGCGAGCGTTGCTCCGCCGTCGGCGCCGTGCGTCCGCGAGCTCCGATGGTGCTGATGGTGCTGCTGCTACTCCCAGCGCGCGCCAGCTCCATCTGGAGCCACTCTTGCGCTTTCGTGCTCTTCTTCCTCCCGTGAGCCGCTCCGGGACATTATAAGCCTCAGTGACGTCAGTGCACTACTGAGCCAATGCGCGAGCCGCCGTGTCAGTTGGATCTTTGAACAACAAGCTCGAACTCCTTCGCCATTCAGGCTAATAATAACGAACGCAGTTCGTAAATACGAAAATGTTCCGCTTGATAAGGTCATATCGAGGTTTTCTGGTGGCCTTAGACCTATCAGCACCTGTTTTACGCACTGCTCTGCTTACAACAAGCTACCTGCAAGTCCTAAGAGGGACTTTAAATTCATAAAGTCACCCATTCAAATGTTGTATTGCATGCAAACATACAACAAAAAACCTAGTCCAAACACCAAAGAGAAGCCAAGAGCATTAATTCAGTCCATGAAAAAAAATGCTTTCCATTGGTGTGTTTTATGAAACAATCAACAATCGAAAAATGGAAACATATAGCCTAGGCCTATGGACACATTCAATTATTTTATCATATTatattagatattatattaGAAATACTATTTAATATGAGATAACTTttacccgcacacgcacacgcacacacacacacacacacacacacacacacacacacaatatccgGTTATGAATGAGAGTTGCATATAGATGGTCTGTAATCTGTTTTCTTGCCTGTTCATAATACCTTAATATGTACTAGGTTTATTTTGCCATCACATAGATGTGGGAAATTCCATCTCTGAGGTTGGAAGTTGGTTCTTAAAACCAATCCCAGAACAACAAACCCAACCCGAAGACTGACGTTTACCCTAGGGCAGCTGAGAGCCACAGAGAACCACTATGTCACGTCCCTAATTACCCAGATGAATCCCAGTGACCTCTGACATCCCGCCGTTTGACGAGCGGCCCGGTGCTTCCCGGAGCAGAGGGCAACAGACCATGAATGTGCTAAAATATTGACCCTTGTAAGTCGCAGGACTTTGCGAAATGACCCGTTGTTAACGTGAAcagggggtttggggggagagagaaagttggggagggagagaaagagtgagagagaaagaattgaCCATTTTGCCTCAGAGGATATTAGATCATAGCTGGATCATGGATTTTTGAAATTCATCTTTGCCAAAAATGACCATAAGTGTGTCCTCATCGTGCCTGGGCTATATTTAGACCGGCACTTTATCTATGGAGGTGGAGCCTCTCGATGTGCCAGCTtaaccccctctctctgctctccacaGGCCGTGCTGGGTTTTAGACTCTCACCTCCAGTACCCTCCATGATCCTAAAACAGGAGCTCTCACCGCTGAAGCCCTGTCCCTCGTGGGATCGAGGAGAGTGGATGGCAGGTGGGCCGGAGTAGAACCCTCTCACTGGATAGAGGAGAAAAGATGAGGCCACAGGAATGTAAAGATTTCTCTCACTGGGCGGCATGTGGTTCAGGAGGTAGAacaggttggctggtaaccggaaggttgctggttggaTCCCCGGTTCCTCCttgccgagtgtcgaggtgttgctgagcaagacgcctcaccctgaccgctcccgatgagctggctgtcaccttgcatggctaACACcaccatcggtgtgtgaatgtgtgcatgaatgtgaggcaatattgaaAAGCGCTttcagtggccactggttagaaaagcgctgtatcaATGTAGTCCATTAACCGTTTAAAAGCTGGTGTCTGTGGCTGTCGAAGGCCTCATTCGGCccaaattaaatgattggacGCTTACCCGTTTTCAACTTAACACTGCCCCTACACGCAGGAGTTGAGTCTCCaacaaggctaggcagaccaatggctaaagctagcgagctattCATATGTTTTGGGGGAGTAGCTTTAGAGGGAGGCCAGAATGGTGGGGAGGGCTTATTCCCCGCCTGATTTCCCCAAATTGCCGACCCTAGCTTTAATAATGTGTctttaactatctatagttttttttttttttttaaaggtttcATCAGATTCTGAACtgataaaaacaataacaaaatgatTCAATATGTCTATATACTTCAATACTACATAAGTAGAAAAGTAGATGATAAAGTGTAGAATACCGAGAGCCAAGGGAGACATGAATGACTCCTGAGACACATGGCATACATGTGGAGAGCGGAGGGGCTGTCTGGGCTGCGGCCTGCAGGCATCGTGCTACAGACCTGTCTGGTGCCACTGTGCCGTCAGGACTGATCAGCCAGATAACAAGCATCacgtggaccccccccccccccccccccccccttcagacacacacacacctccctaaaTCATCCCCCTCCAGTGTTCccaccacctgtgtgtgtgtgtgtgtgtgtgtgtgtgtgtgtgtgtgtgtgtgtgtgtgtgtgtgtgtgtgtgtgtgtgtgtgtgtgtcctatctATCATTAGCCAACCAGCGGTAAAGTTAAATACATGCCATTAAAAATGCATTGCTCCATCGCTATCGCTAACGGCGCACTATTAGAGAGATGGAAAATGGAGGGAGGCGCTGAAGTAGTGAGGCgttggagaggaagagaaacggTTGGGAACCAAACAATCCCAGGagaaacaacccccccccccgacctcgcTATCGGACGGAATGAGACATCACCTCCAACATGGAAACACTTACTTTTTTATTGCTTTTAAAACCATTATTGAGACATTTTTGTTTCCATCTAGCACaacacatgcgcgcgcacacacatcgtCATCCAAGGCACTTGTACCGGGCAGGGAATCCAACAGTTGGGATTTCGTGCCGGAGGCGTAATTAGAATATAAACGCAAAATGGCTGCAGCGCAGTCCCCATGACAACATGAACGTTCAGCggacaaaacaataaaaaaaattaaaaaaacacccACAAAAGGATTAGACATCGTACAAAAGAATGGAAGAGCAAACTTTCCATTGCATGGCACTCCATAGTCGTGATTGGCTGACGTAGTGCTCATGGGCATCACACTGTTGATCCGCTGGACCTGTGCTTTCACAGTTTGACCAGGGGCGAGTACAATACAAAACGTGTGCGTTGTGCTCAACCCCTGATCGAACCGCtgcacaaaaacaacaagaacaacactGTTTGTACACCGTAATGTTAAACTCAAGGACACATGCCGGGAAACATGTTTAAGGAGCATTTAAAGCGTGCGGGCGGAAATCCCAGACATCTCCAGTTAAAGCTGACAAGTTCGTAAGCCTATTAGACAAATGAAGACCTACTTACTTTACATAGCTACCGTGATACCCaatcatataatatattaatTTACAAATTATGGAAGACTTATAGAGTTGCATAACGTACATTAAATAAAATACCTATTGTCAATCCTATTATAATTTTTGTCCTTTTAAACCCTTGGGAAGGATTTATAGAGTTATAAGGAGCACAATAGATTTATAGATCACTCCCGTTCGATCAGTGAGCAGGTTTGACACTGTAAGCCGCTGATGACGTCCAACGGTGACGCTGGTTAATGTTGGAAAGGTGATTCATGGCAGTTTGGTATAATTGTATCAGCTGGTTAAACGAGGGTGAGAGACACATACAGATTCTATCGACTTGGCATTACATGGTGCACCAGAATTCCTGGTGATATTATCAGGTTCATACGGATTATCAGGTTCGTACAGATTTATCGTCAGACTTCATAAATATTctggagagagacggacagaaaaACAATGATATCAGGAAATATCAACAGGCAAGaccagacggagagagagagtcagggtgagaaaatgagagagagggagagagagagagacagagtcagagcgagagcgagagagacagagtcagagagagaggagagagagagagagagagagagaggagagagagagagacagagtcagagagagagagagagagagagagagagagagagagagagagagagagagagagagagagagaggagagagagagagagagagagagagagagagagagagagagagagagagagacagagtcagagtcagagtcagagtcagagtgtgagagggatagagacagagagagcgagacaaagTCAGGGACAGAGATAGCGGGACACCGAGACAAAGCGAGAACCTTTTACAACAAGGTGTGCGTCATCGCCACGGTgaccgcctccccctccccctccccgggcGGGCGGGAGGAGGTGTAGCGGCTGGCAGAAGGAGGCGGCCTTCATCATGCAGGCGCCCGCCCGCCGCCACGCAGAagtacacccacacactgagggtgagggagggggtgaggtcGGGTCCACCCCCGGCGGGGGGGCGCGGGGCAGCCGCGGGGACACCGACACGGGGGCCGCCACGTCCACGATGCCGCCGCCCAGGGACTGGCCCTCCAGCAGCCACTCGTTACCTAGGAGACGGGGCAACCGGATGAGCACCCTCGCCACCAATGTATTGAGGGGATTAGGCCCACAAGTGCATTTATTTAGGGTTCTGAGTTTAAACtaagaattctgagattaaactcagaattctgagattaaactCAGAATTATGAGATTAaattcagaattctgagattaaactCAGAATTCTGAATTTAAAAAAGTCATCATTGGGACTAATCCTCCTAATCCTCTTTAAACCATTGGGATGGGATGCGACTGTCGTCCTGTGCAGTCTGACTCATTGAACAGGCCTTCATCACAGATGTGTGACGGTCGGTGAACACAGGCGAAGCTCATCCCGTTAACTCGGACCCCTGAGATCCATGCAGCTCCGTGGTAAACATCATGAGACACACCTGTGTTCGGCCCTGCCCTCACACCTCGAAACTGAAGGCCTGTTCAGAGTGGAATACAGAATGCTGCAGGTGTTGGGGAAAGAACAACTTCCAGGGTTGGCCTTCTTGGTGGATGGATGTTTGGGGGAAATTAGCAGCAAAATCCATTTCCATTGATTTTGCCCTTTTCAGACGGAGCAGGATTACAGCTGACCTTGTGCTCCGCCCGCGCAGACAGAGGACAAGTTCGTCGGTTCAACTTATTTCCACGAGATGCAAGTACAGTCCCCCAAACATTAACACTCGAGTCAAAAAGTTTGATTCACCGATTGGTTTGATATCTGGCTTCATGTGCCCTGACTCTCTATTTGGGGTATATAAATGTTTATGATATAAACTAAAAGAGAAAATATGTATTGCGTTCTCAAAATCTGGTCCAATAGAAATTAACCCCCAGGTGACGTGGTTATGAGGCTAACGTTAGGCTAGCGTGTGTAGCGTCACATGTCATAAGGACATTAAAACACTAAAGCCCTTttgttatgtatttatttatggtcATTTATTGAATCGTCCTTCTGCTAGTAAATCTTCGCCAAGATCCGGAGGGTGAAAGGGGCTTTTCATTTGGCTGAGTATCAGGCTGCATGCAATGCGTCTGTCTAGTGTGAAGGTGAAACGATGTTGGAGGTGCTTTTCCACGTCATTGTTCACCGACAGTCACCTCCAAAACAATGGAGGGTTAATTACTTATCTGTATCTCTTAGGAAGTTTGGTACCTTAGAATACCCTGTGTCTTTAAAGCATACAACTTTAACCAACGATGGTGATCCACTTTACTATCAGAGTTGATGCATTACTCAATACATTAAGCTTGATTCCAAACCAAAAGTTGCATTTTTATACCATTCTGAATTTACACGCAATCTAGAATCCACCGAGAAGCCAGCCCCTTCCTTCTCCCTGAGGTGGGGTCCCGGACTCACCTTCAGCAGACAGCCTCCAGAAGCTGGGGGCGTCCTCGGTGGGCTTGGCCCCCTCCGGTAGCTCCAGGCTGAGCTCCAGGCTGAGCCTCTGCCGAGGGCCACCTCCACCGGGGCCAGCTTGATGTGGGGGGCCGATTTGGGCAGCGTGGGGGCTCTGGTGCTCGGCGCTCCGGGCTGGGCACGCGGGGGCCCCGAGTCGGTGACGTCGGGAAGGGAGATGGGGAActaggaggaggggtggagggttagGACGGGGAGCAGGTTATGATGCATCTACAGCTTATAAGGGCGGGGCATGAGCACNNNNNNNNNNNNNNNNNNNNNNNNNNNNNNNNNNNNNNNNNNNNNNNNNNNNNNNNNNNNNNNNNNNNNNNNNNNNNNNNNNNNNNNNNNNNNNNNNNNNCCCCTCAGAACTGTTCGGGGAGGGGCTCGTACGGTCTGCTTCCCTCTCCGTCTTTCTGAAGTGCAGGGCCCCGATAGCTCAAGTAATAAGAAGGATCGAGATcttctgacttttttttttcttccacaaATCAATCACTTTGACATCACACTACATTGCATAGTGTGCTTGCGTGTGGTGGCCTTGACAGCTGACTTTCCTGTATTATAATCGTTATAATTAATGGGGAAATTTGATTCAGTGAGTAGCAACATCTACCAAGGAGACGGGTGATCATTGGATCGTTCTACTGACCAAACGACTCGATTGGAACAGAAAAAATAATGTACAACGTATGAGGGATGAATTGTATCCAGCGTTTCTGGAGCGGCTGGTAATTAGCTTGACGTTTTTACTAATTAGTCAATCTGCAGATAGATTCATCTACTCAATTTAATCAATTAAGTGCGTTCAGATCAATGTCACTGAGGAGGGCGCGGTCAGGAAGCCCCCTGGAATAACGGACTTTCAGACAGAACAACATGAACCTACAAAAACAAACGGGGTGAATAATGAATCAAACGGGTTTAGGGACGCAGGGCCCAGCCGAGCTGCACTGAGCGGGGGTTATTATGGGGTGTGAAGCGTCTGGTCTCCCACCTTCCCTTTGGCAGCGCTCCGTCCTCCAGGAACAGAGCCCAGATCTGGTGGCAGCCTGCCATGGCAACCCACAGCACGTTCCACTCCATACCgcctgaacacacacgcacaataaacaacaaccaaacacacagcaAAAAGAAATAttataaacacaaaaataacacacacacacacacacacacacacacacacacacacacacacacacacacacacacacacacacacacacacacagtgagtccaTGCTGAAGGTGGATTGAAGTTGTTATGTCATCCATTCAGACTGACTGGATTCAAACAAGCCGATGAATGACTTCAGACCCATAAGTCGTCAATGCCAAGATACCGTGCGGTAAATATCCCGGATAGAACATCCGGATAGAGTAACTTCCGCAAAAGGGTCTCCGATGGGGAAGAGTGCCGTACTGGCAGTAATGAGACCTCACACACCGCATGCAGTGCCTGGGATCGATTGATTTGATGGTTCAAAACCCGTACACACATTTGAAGCTAAAGTAAGACATCTACGACGATCAAGGTCAACACAAATAAACGTTACACTTAAGCAATGAGccgtctgtttttgttttgttcatcgcgatatatatttatgaaacaaagaaagagaaagagagcgagagggagcagATGACCGCAGTGACGAACACAGTGAACAGAGACAGCGTTTGTTGATACCAAGTCTTACACAAGCTTTTAACAGACTGATAAAGAAAACAGTCAcggctgcctccccccccccctccccaatacTGCTGAGTAACAACAGACTGATAAGGCTCCGGAACATTAAAATATAATGGAAAAAAGGGACTTGCCCTGGGTCAAAATAATAAAAGCTTAATATCAGCCGTTCTGCTTCCTTTGAGGTTAAATCAGGAGCAGGAGATTGCAATATAAGATTAATAATTACTTTCATACGACATGACCAAGAGATCCTGAGGAGAGTGGGCTCCTTATAATTCTGACGGCTCCTTTCCTCTTTCCCAAAGCTAAATGGACGAGTGAAAAAGAAGTTAGCGAGTGAAAAAATTAATCATTTTGTCTTTTAATCCCTTTTTAGAGCTTTGAAGACCACATGAGCCACTTTCAGATCATAAGTCTAAGACTCCCtttaaacaaaaaagaaaaattcattaaaaaaaaacactaatttGACTTTAAGCGCAGATTGCGATCGCGGTAACAGTCGGCTAGCATTCATGGAACGACGACAGATTGGGAACCGATATCGGTCAGCTTAGTCTCAGGCTGCGTTTGAGACGACCGGCTCTTCTGAAGGATTGGACTGTGATCTTATAGGAGTTGGATGCAAGCTCCAACTTTTTTCTAGTGTATGATTTTAACCTTTCAATATCAGATCAGTGGTTCCCATTCGTTTTGTGGGACTAAGTACGGTGCTCGAGCCGTTGTTGAACAAACAGCGTATCCAAAAAGGCTTCGCAAATTCCAAAAACACTAGCACATTAATGGGAAACACAAACTCTGAAAGACAAAGGCAAAAGCCAGGACGCCAACGCAAAAGCCAAACCAGTAATGCAAAAGTTTGAAAGGATtccaatttaatttaatttattgtcGTTTTTGTGGTTTATCCACAATATTCACTGTTTGAGTAAATAATAATAGTCCCCCGTCAATAAAAGATGCCCTTTGTGTTTTCCCTTAATGCGCTTGTGTTTCCAAGTCACACCATGATCCATGCGATGAGACAAAATTAAGCTCTTACGTAGAATGGGTCAATAATGCATAGTTTAAATAATGTAGCATACATTGGTGGTAGATCTCAACTGTGGCAAATCATATTTTGTATATCTTATACATAaatcatgtatttattttctgcatTTTATACGCTATCTGTAGCTGGTGGCAAAAAAACTTAGGTTTTTCATACATTTTGTGAAAATCCATATAATAACCACAAGGTTAACATAAGTGCTGTTTAGCTCACATTTAACTAGTCAGTTTGCCTGAATCATGTTCTGACTTAAATTGAGGATCATGAGAGTGAGAAAATGTCAACATCCTCGTTATTATCTTTTTTATACTTACTCATAACCTTACCCAAACTAATCACTTGAA
It contains:
- the adrb1 gene encoding beta-1 adrenergic receptor, with protein sequence MGEGALTQLANFPNDTEPVTAAADGAGAAAAGASERWAAGMSLLMGSIVLTIVFGNIMVILAIARNQRLQTLTNVFIVSLASADLIMGLLVVPFGAALEVRGAWFYGSFFCEFWISVDVLCVTASIETLCVIAIDRYVAITAPFRYQSLLTKARAKAVVCAVWGISAMVSFLPVLMHWSRDRVDTACYEDPECCDFITNPAYAISSSVISFYIPLTVMIFVYARVYREAKNQLRKIDKCEGRFLSALQGSTVSAAACKSSKKRPSKMLALREQKALKTLGIIMGTFTLCWLPFFIVNVVRVFCAEVVNKNLFVFFNWLGYVNSAFNPIIYCRSPDFRKAFKRLLCCPRQVDRRLHISSCDLSRCSVGLVNTLVPNTLEMWSDCHALDNSDSSCEGGGKLSRSESQL